The genomic interval TCTGGCCGTGCTGTTCGGCAATATCGCCCGCAACGGCTGCATCGTCAAGACGGCAGGCGTCGACGAGTCGATCCTCCGCTTCGAGGGGAAAGCCCGCGTGTTCGAGTCGCAGGAATCCGCCTGCGCCGGCATTCTGGGCGGAAAGGTAAACGCCGGAGACGTCGTCATCATCCGCTACGAGGGCCCCAAGGGCGGTCCCGGCATGCAGGAAATGCTCTACCCGACCTCGTATCTGAAAAGCGTCCGGCTCGACAAGGCCTGCGCGCTGGTGACCGACGGACGATTCTCGGGCGGCACGTCCGGACTGTCGATCGGACACGTATCGCCCGAAGCGGCGGCCGGAGGCGACATCGCGCTGGTACGGGACGACGACCGGATCGTCATCGACATACCGAACCGCACGATCGACGTCGTGCTGCCCGAAGGCGAACTGGACCGCCGCCGCGAGGCGATCGTCCGCTTCGAACCCGTCGGGCGCAACCGAGTCGTCAGCCGGGCCCTGAAGGCCTATGCGTCGATGGTCACGTCGGCCGACCGGGGCGGAGTGCGCGAAGACATCTGACAAAGGACCATTCCACGTTCTATCCGAGCGCCGGACATCCGAGGACGACCGCCGTCCCCGACGGCTCCGCCAGCGGGCGGACGTCCGACGCCGTCAAAACCGATTGACTTATGGCTAACAAGCAAAAAATAAAGGGAGCGGAAGCGCTGCTGCTGTCGCTCATCGCCGAGGGAACCGATACGATCTTCGGTTATCCCGGCGGACAGGTCATTCCGATCTACGATCATCTGTACCATCATACCGACCGGCTGCACCACATCCTGACGCGTCACGAACAGGGCGCCGTACACGCGGCGCAAGGCTACGCCCGTGCGACAGGCAAGGTGGGCGTCTGTCTGGCCACCTCCGGTCCCGGCGCGACGAATCTCGTCACCGGAATAGCCGACGCGATGCTCGACTCGACGCCGATCGTCTGCATCACGGGGCAGGTTCCCGCCGCACTGCTCGGCACGGACGCGTTTCAGGAGGCCGACACGATCAGCATGACGATGCCCATTTCGAAATGGAACTATCAGGTCACCAAGGCTTCCGAGATTCCGAGAGCGATCGCGCGGGCTTATTACATCGCACGGACCGGCCGGCCGGGCCCCGTCGTGATCGATATCTCGAAAAACGCTCAGGTCGAAGAGTTCGACTTCAGCTACAAACCGTGCATCTACCTGCGCAGCTATCATCCGAAACCGGAACTGGACAAGCAAGCCGTCGCCCGGGCCGTCGAAATGCTCAATGCGTCGGAAAAGCCGCTGATTCTGGTCGGACAGGGCGTCAAGCTCGCCGGAGCCGAGCGCCGGCTCGTCGAGCTGGCCGAGGCGGCCGGCGCGCCGATGGCCTCAACGCTGATGGGCATTTCGGCCGTGCCGAGCGGGCACCCGCTGTTCGTCGGCAATTTGGGCATGCACGGCAACATCGCCGCGAACGAGATGACACAGCAGAGCGACCTGATTCTGGCCGTCGGCATGCGCTTCAGCGACCGTGTGACGGGCGACGTGAAAAACTACGCCCCGCACGCGAAGATCATCCACATCGACATCGACTCGGCCGAGCTGGGCAAGAATCTGCCCGTCGAGCTGCCGATCCATGCCGACGCGGGCGAAGCGCTCGAGGCGATGAAATCGGGCATCCGGCACAAGGACCGCTCAGCGTGGATCGACGTGGCCAAAGGCTGCGACCGGCGCGAGTACGAGGAAGTCGTCCGCCCGAGCAGCGACCCGCAGGGACGGTTTATCTCGATGTACGACGCGATCAGCACGCTGGCCGAGGTCGAGAAGGGCGACGCGGTGATCGTCACGGACGTCGGCCAGAATCAGATGTTCAGCGCCCGCTACTCGAAATTCAACTCGACACGCAGTTTCATCACCTCCGGAGGGCTCGGCACGATGGGCTTCGGCCTGCCGGCCGCGCTGGGGGCCAAGCTCGGCGTGCCCGACCGCGAGGTCGTCTGCGTGATGGGCGACGGAGGTTTCCAGATGACGATGCAGGAGCTGGGCACGATCATGCAGAACCGCATCGGCGTCAAGATGATCGTGCTGAACAACTCGTATCTGGGCATGGTGCGCCAATGGCAGCAACTCTTTTTCGGGAAGCGTTACTCGTTCACGCATATCGAAAGCCCCGACCTGACGCTGATCGCCGCAGCCTACGGCATCCCGAACCGCCGGGTCACCGAGCCCGGACAACTCAGGGAGGCCATCGAGGAACTGGCCGCCGCGCCGGGAGCCTACCTGCTCGAGGTGGCCGTGCTCCCCGAGGAGAACGTATTCCCGATGGTACCGGCCGGCGCCTCGCTGTCGGACATCATTTGCACGGACTAAAAACGAACCGACTATGACCAAGGAATATATCGTCATCGCCTTCACCGAAAACCAGATCGGAGTGCTCAACCGCATCACGGCCCTCTATCTGAGGCGGAAAATCAACATCGAAAGCCTGAAAGTGTCCGAATCTTCGATCCGGGGTATCAGCATGTTCGTCATCTCGGCCTTCACGACCCGCGAGACGATCGACAAGCTCGTCAAACAGCTTCGCAACATCATCGACGTGATTCAGGTCGAGTATTACTCGAACGAAGAACTGATCACGCAGGAAATCGCGCTGTACAAGATCACGTCGAAGATTTTCCGCGAGAGCGG from Alistipes ihumii AP11 carries:
- the ilvB gene encoding biosynthetic-type acetolactate synthase large subunit, with product MANKQKIKGAEALLLSLIAEGTDTIFGYPGGQVIPIYDHLYHHTDRLHHILTRHEQGAVHAAQGYARATGKVGVCLATSGPGATNLVTGIADAMLDSTPIVCITGQVPAALLGTDAFQEADTISMTMPISKWNYQVTKASEIPRAIARAYYIARTGRPGPVVIDISKNAQVEEFDFSYKPCIYLRSYHPKPELDKQAVARAVEMLNASEKPLILVGQGVKLAGAERRLVELAEAAGAPMASTLMGISAVPSGHPLFVGNLGMHGNIAANEMTQQSDLILAVGMRFSDRVTGDVKNYAPHAKIIHIDIDSAELGKNLPVELPIHADAGEALEAMKSGIRHKDRSAWIDVAKGCDRREYEEVVRPSSDPQGRFISMYDAISTLAEVEKGDAVIVTDVGQNQMFSARYSKFNSTRSFITSGGLGTMGFGLPAALGAKLGVPDREVVCVMGDGGFQMTMQELGTIMQNRIGVKMIVLNNSYLGMVRQWQQLFFGKRYSFTHIESPDLTLIAAAYGIPNRRVTEPGQLREAIEELAAAPGAYLLEVAVLPEENVFPMVPAGASLSDIICTD
- the ilvN gene encoding acetolactate synthase small subunit, which codes for MTKEYIVIAFTENQIGVLNRITALYLRRKINIESLKVSESSIRGISMFVISAFTTRETIDKLVKQLRNIIDVIQVEYYSNEELITQEIALYKITSKIFRESGTVDRIVREWNARIIEMNPQYVVVEKTGTREDIDAMRSELEQQQLLTEFTRSGTVVLHRDSVEDKLQANL